CCTCCACGCCGAGCCCGTAAGCGCGGGCGCCCCGAGAGGTACACACAAACCGATCGCTCGTTCGGAAGTACGAGCCGATCACCCCACCTCACCGCGGATGGGCAGGCTGTCGCACCCCCGGCTGGCCACGCGAGATACGGGTATGCACCTGAAATCGTCCCTCAAATGAAAGATAATCGGGTCCGGTCCGCCTATAATAAGGCAAGAGAACGTGAACCAAATCGCCGACTGGGCGTACAAGAGAACAGAGCGATTCGGTTGATGATCTCCCTGGCCTCTTCCCTTTCCCACAGGGATGTCCGCATCTTGGCCGAGATGCGGACATCCCGTTTTTGTAGGTGCAACCGCCTGCATGCCCTGGGGCTGATCGAGGAGACGCGCCGCGCGGCAGGCTCCAACTGCTGGCGATGATCCAGAAACACACTTCGATCGGGGCGAAGGGCCCGCGGGCGGTCCGCAGCCATCGCAGGATCCCCGAGGTAACTCCCCCAGCCGGATCCTACGACAGGCCGCTTGTTCGCCCATGCGGTGGACAGTATTCTCTCCGCCCATGTCCGTCTCGGTTCTGAAATCGGCCCGAATCATCAGCGCCCTCACCCTGGTCTCGCGCATTCTCGGGCTCGGGCGCGATATGCTCTTCGCCTACGTCTTCGGGGCCGGCTGGGTCATGTCCGCCTTCACCGTCGGATTCCAGGTCCCCAACCTGTTCCGCCGGCTGTTCGGGGAAGGGGCCCTGTCCGCCTCCAGCATTCCGGTCCTGACCGATCAGCTCCATCGCGGTGGACGCGAAGCCGTCGACCGGTTGAGCGGCAGGGTGATGGGACTGCTCCTCGTCGTTCTCGTGGCATTGACCCTGGTCGGCGAACTGGTCGTCCTGGCGCTGTGGCCCCTCGTGGAACCCACCGACCGCAATCTGCTGACACTCAGCCTCACCGCCGTCATGCTGCCCTACATGGTTTTCATCTGCGCCTCGGCCATCCTCGGCGGCATCCAGAACATCTTCGGCCAATTCGCGGTACCCGCGGCCAATCCGATCTTGCTGAACGTGTTCGAAATCGTCGCCATGCTGGTGACCGTCCGGGTCTTTGCCAGGAACAACCTGGTACCCCAGGCCTACGTTTTGGGCATCGTTGTCCTGTTCACCGGCGTGGTTCAACTCACCTGGCAATGGACCGCGCTGCGCCGCACCGGGCTGCGCCTGCCGCTGACCATCGATACGCACGATGAATGCGTGCGGACCATCGCCCGAACCATGGTCCCAATGACCATCGGCCTGAGCGCCATCCAGATCAATGCTTTTCTGGACAGCCTGATCGCGTACGCCTTCGTCACCTCGCACGTCGGCGGCCCGGCCGTACTTGGCTATGCCCAGCGGCTCTACCAGTTCCCACTCGGGGTCTTCGCTATCGCCCTGGCCACCGCGATTTTCCCGGCCATGACCCGGCATGCGGCCGTAAACGATCTGCCCGGACTCTCCAACACCCTGGCCCGGGGCTTACGCATCGTCATGTTCGAGGGGCTGCCCTGCACGGTGGGCCTCATTCTCATCCGCGAGCCGCTGGTCCAGGTGCTCTTCCAACGTGGCCAGTTCAGCGCCGTGGACACGGTCCGGGTGGCGAACACGGTGATCA
The Phycisphaerae bacterium DNA segment above includes these coding regions:
- the murJ gene encoding murein biosynthesis integral membrane protein MurJ, which produces MRWTVFSPPMSVSVLKSARIISALTLVSRILGLGRDMLFAYVFGAGWVMSAFTVGFQVPNLFRRLFGEGALSASSIPVLTDQLHRGGREAVDRLSGRVMGLLLVVLVALTLVGELVVLALWPLVEPTDRNLLTLSLTAVMLPYMVFICASAILGGIQNIFGQFAVPAANPILLNVFEIVAMLVTVRVFARNNLVPQAYVLGIVVLFTGVVQLTWQWTALRRTGLRLPLTIDTHDECVRTIARTMVPMTIGLSAIQINAFLDSLIAYAFVTSHVGGPAVLGYAQRLYQFPLGVFAIALATAIFPAMTRHAAVNDLPGLSNTLARGLRIVMFEGLPCTVGLILIREPLVQVLFQRGQFSAVDTVRVANTVITFAAGIWAFGANQIAVRAYYAIKDPMTPLRIAGGMVAANLALNLILVFPLEEPGIGLATTICAVIQDGLLIWFLSKRLPHIPWREILASTGRSAAATVVMALAVLSVNRLLSDWQAYAHSSLLKVAFLTLTGLLAFLAGARLVRCPELDEVLHRH